The genomic stretch AACAGCCACTCCCGCTCCTGCAGCCCGTCGCCGTAGAGCGGCATCGGCTCGCCCGCCAGCGCCCGCATCGTGAAGAGCGGGATGAACTTCTCCAGGTGCTGGTTCGGCCCGTACACATTGCAGCAGCGCAGTACCGTCACCGCCATCCCGTACGTCTCCGCGTACGCCCGCACCATCAGCTCCGCCGCAGCCTTGCTCGCCGCATATGGCGAACTCGGCGCGAACGGCGCATCCTCCGCGGCCTCCCCCGGCGCCGGGATGCTGCCGAACACCTCATCCGTCGACATGTGCACCAGCGCCGTCCTCGGCCGCTCCCGCACCGCCTCCAGCAGCGTCACCACCCCCTCGACGTCCGTCCGCACGAACACGCCCGGCTCCAGCAGCGACCGGTCGACGTGCGTCTCGGCGGCGAAGTTCAGCACGAGGTCGGCCCCGGCCACCAGCTCGCGCACCAGCTGCCCATCGCAGATGTCCCCCTGCACAAACCGGTACCGCGGGTGGCCCGCTGCCTCCGCCACGTTCGCCGGGTTCGCCGCATAGGTCATCCGGTCGAGGTTCGTCACCTCCCACCCGTCCGCAAGCAGACCCCGCACCACGTGGCTTCCGATGAACCCGCAGCCCCCGGTAACCAGCGCCCTCACCCGGCCGCCTCCACCCGCGAGTGGTCGCCGAGCGTCAGCCGCGCCCCGGCCGGCGCACCCACCACCCGCGTGAACCGCCCCAGCATCGAATGCGCCACCCCCGGGCAGTCCACCACCTCGCTGCTGCTCATCACAATCGCGTCCTCCACCCGGCTCCGCACCACCCGGCACCCCTCCCCAATCGCCGCGTTTGGCCCAATGACGCTCTCCACAATGTGCGCGCCCGCCCCGATCGTCGCCGGGCCGATCACCTCGCTCTCCTCCACACGCGCCCCGTCCTCGATCACCACCGCGCCCTCGAGCCGGCTCCCCCGCACCAGCGCGCCCGGCGCGATCCGCCGCTCCACCGTGCCCAGCAGCAGCCGGTTCGCCGCGAGGATGTCCTCCATCTTCCCCGTGTCGATCCACTCCCGCGGCGTCACCTCCACCTCCACCCGGCAGCCCCGCGCCAGCAGCCCGTTGATGGCATCCGCAATCTCCAGCTCGCCCCGCGCGCTCGGCCGCTGCCCCGCAATCACCTCGAACACCACCGGCCGGAAGGCATAGACACCGATCACCGCGAGATTCGAAGGCGGCCGCTCCGGCTTCTCCACCACCTCCACCAGCCGCTCTCCCTGCATCCGCGCCACACCGAACGCCCGCGGGTCCTCCACCTCCCGCAGAATCAGCGCACCGTCTGCCCTCGACCGTGCGAACCGTTCCACGAACCCCGCGATGCCGCCCATCAGCACGTTGTCGCCGAGGTACAGGACAAACGCGTCATCACCCACGAACTCCCGGCACACCAGCGCCCCGTGCGCAATCCCCAGCGGTGCCTCCTGCCGCACGTAGGTGAACCGCGCCCCGAACGCCGAGCCGTCGCCCATCGCCTCCCGAACCTGCCCTTCTGTCTCTCCCACCACCAGCGCAATCTCCCGGATGCCCGCCTCCACCAGCTGCCGCACCGGGAAGTGGAGCACCGGCGTGTTCGCAATCGGCACCAGCTGCTTCGCGCCCGAATAGGTAAACGGCCGCAACCGGCTCCCTTTCCCGCCCGCCAGTACGATTCCCTTCATTCCCGCGGATTATAGGCCGCACCCACCCTACAATCGCCCGGTGCCGAGCGTGATTCGCGTGGCCCTCGATGCCTCCGCCCTCCCCCCGAGCCCCGCAGGAGCCGGCGTCTACATGCGCGAGCTGGCCGCGGCCCTCGCAGCCAGGCCCGGCCTCGACGTCCTCGCCTTCGCACCCCGCCCGCTGCCGGGCTGCCGGCATCTCCCCGTACCGGGCGGCTCCCCCGCCCGCCGCTTCGGCTGGCAGCTCCGCACCCTCGGCCAGGCCACCGTCGCGGCCCGCGCCAGCCTCCTTCACGGCCTCCACTTCTACACCCCCCGGCGTCTCCCCGTCCCGCGCGTCGCCACCATCCACGACCTCACCTTCTTCCGGATCCCCCGCCGCTACAGCCCTGCCCGCCGCTGGTACTACCGGGCCATCGCCCACACCGCCCGCTTCGCCGAGCGCGTCATCGTCCCCTCCTCCGCCGTCGCCGCCGATGCCGTCCGCTACCTCTCCCTCCCGGCCGAGCGGATCCGCGTCATCCCCGAGGCGCACCGCGCCGGCCTCCGTGCCGCTGAGCCCGCCCGCGTCGCCGCCTTCCGCGCCTCCCATGGCCTCGACGCACCCTATCTCCTCTGCCTCGGCACCGCCGAGCCCGGGAAACGCGCCGTCGATGCCGTCCGCGCCCTGCCGCGTATCCGCGCCCGCCGGCCCGGTGTCCTTCTCGCCCTTGCCGGCAACCCCGGCCCCCTCCTCGGCCCGCTCCGCCGCGAAGCCGCCCGCCTCGGCGTCGCCGATGCCGTCCGCTTCCTCGGCTACGTCCCCGATGCCGACCTCCCGGCCCTGCTCACCGGCGCCGAAGCCCTCGTCTTCCCCTCCCTCTTCGAAGGGTTCGGCCTGCCCCCGCTCGAAGCCATGGCCTGCGGAACGCCCGTCATCGCCGCTGACGCCCCCGCGATGTCCGAGGTGCTCGATGGCGCCGCCCGCCTCGTCCCGCTCCGCTCCCCCGAAACGATCGCCGCCGAGGCCCTCCGCCTCCTCGAAGACCCCGCCTGGCGCGCCGAGCTCGCCCATCGCAGCCTCCAGCACGCCGCCGGCTTCTCCTGGGCCCGCACCGCCGAGCTCACCGAAGCCGTCTACCGGGAGCTCGTCCCGTGACCATCGGCATCGTCATCGTCACCTTCCGCTGCCGCGACCTCGCCCTCGCCGCCCTCCGCTCCATCGAGGCCCACGTCCCAGGTCTCCTCGCAACCACCGTCGTCGTCGATAACGCCTCCTTCGACGGCACCGTCGACGCGATCCGCGCCGCCTTCCCCGCCGTCACCGTCATCGAACACCGCCGCAACCTCGGCTTCGCCGCCGCCGTCAACCGCGGCCTCGAAGCCCTCCCCGCCGCCGACGTCATCTGCCTCCTCAACCCTGACGCCGAACTCCTCGATGACGGCATCTTCGCCGCTGCCGACTACCTGGCAGCCAACCCGGAGGTCGGCGTCCTCGGCGGCCGCATCCTCAACCCCGACGGCTCCATCCAGCCCAGCGCCCGCGCCTTCCCATCCCACCGGAACGCGCTCTTCAACCGCCACTCGCTCCTGACCAGGCTCTTCCCCCGCAACCCCTGGTCCCGCCGGTACCTCCTCTCCGACTGGGACCACAACGACATCCGCTCCGTCGACTGGGTCTCAGGCGCCTTCATGCTCATCCACCGCCGCGCCCTCGCTGCCGTCGGCATCTTCGACCCCGCCTACTTCTTCAGCATCGAAGACGTCGACTTCTGCCGCCGCGTCCACAACGCCGGCCTCGATGTCCGCTACTTCCCCGGCGCCTCCGTCCGCCACCGCGTCGGCGGCAGCTCCCGCCGCGCCGTCTACCGGGCCATGGCCGGGCACCACCGCGGCATGTGGCGCTACTACCGCAAGCACTTCCGCGGCAACCCGCTCCTCCACGTTATTACCGCTGCCGGCATCGCCCTCCGCTTCGGTCTCCACGCAATCTCCTACGCCCTCCGCGCCGGGCGCGCACGGCTGCTCGGCCGCGAACCTTCCTGACCTCCGCTAAATCGGTCGCCCGCTCCGCGTCGTCCCCGCCGAAAGCCGCCCGAGCTCCGTGCTCGGCGGCGCATCCTCCACATACTCCCGAACGATCGCCCGCCACGGCCCGCGCGCCCGCAGGCTCGCGAACACCCCCGCCAGCCCGAAATTGATCCGCGTCAGGAACACCATCCCCTCCGGCACGTTGCAGTACCGATTGATCTGCCCGCCCAGTCCCGTCGTCATCGTGTTCCGGCGCACCATCTCCGCCGCCAGCTCCGGCGTGTACTCCACCTTGTCCTCCAGGATCGGCGCCCAGTACCAGTGCATGTGCTCATACAGCTCGTCGGTCGTGAACGGCGCATTCGGCCGCAGGATGCCGATCGCCTCGGTCGCCGCTCGCCACCCCTCCCGGTCCCCCCGGTCCAGCGCCCGGATCAACCGCTTGAATCCCTCGACCACTGCCGTATCGAACTCGGCCACGCACCCGTAGTCCACGAACCCCACCCGCCCGTCTTCCAGCAGCAGGTAGTTGCCCGGGTGCGGGTCCCCGTTGAACAGCCGCAGCCGGTACAGGCTCCCAAAGCAGAACCGGTACAGCATCTCCCCCAGGCGGTTCCGCTCCTCCTGCGGCAGCCGCGCCGCCTCCCGGAACGGCCGTCCCGGCAGCCACTCCTGCACCAGCACAGTATCGGTCGTCAGCTCGTGGTACACCCGCGGCACCCGCACGAACCCGTGGCCCTCAAACGCATCGAAAAACCGCTGCTGCCACGCCGCCTCCCGCCGGTAATCCAGCTCGCCACGGACCCCCTCGCCGAGGTCGCGAACCAGCGTCCCCACATCCAGCCCCTTCGCCACCAGCCCCCCGATGCCCAGCAGCACGGCGACGTTCGCCAGGTCCCGCTCGATCGCCTCCCGCACGCCCGGGTACTGCACCTTCACGGCCACCTTCGTCCCGTCCCGCAGCTCCGCCCGGTGCACCTGCCCGATCGACGCCGCCGCAAACGGCTCCCGCTCGAACTTCCGGAACACGCTCCCCGGCGGCCGCCCATACGCCGCCTCCAGCACCTCCTGCACCAGCCCGTACGCCATCGGCGGCGCATTCGACTGGAGCGTCGCCAGCCCCTCCGCCATTTCCGGGGGCACCACACCGCCCATCAGCGAGAGCACCTGCCCAACCTTCATCGCGGCGCCCTTCATCTCCCCCATCGCCCGGGTCACATCCTCCGCGGTCCGCAGCACCGCCTCCCGCCGCTTCTCGCGCCGCCGTTCGCCCCGGTACCGGAGCGTATCCAGCCACCGCAGCCCCGCTGCCGCAGCGAGCCGCGCCGGCACCACCGTGCGGGCCAGCCGGCCCGTCCGCATCGCTGCACCCGTGGGTCCTGTCTCCATTCCCTGTGCCCGCGCCTGCGCCGCTCCCGCCCGGGCGCTCCGCCCCGCGGGTGGCCGCTTCCAGCTTCGCCGGTTTGCCCGGCCCTCGCAATCGTCCCGCTCGCCCCGGCAAGCCCCGGGAAAAAATTCCCCCGGAATGTGGGGTTTCCATCTATTCAGGCTATCGATGCATAGCCGATACTGTTGGTACGAGGGATACCACCATGGCAGGCATCTTCTACGACCCACGCACTCGCCGCCTCCATGCCGTCACCGGCCACCCCGAACCGGGCTGGACGCTCGTCACCCACAACCTCCACGCAGGCGTCCACCACTGCCGCCGCATCATGAGCGAATGGATGAGCCCGGACGAACTCTGGAAGGTCGACTGGCGCATCGAGCGGCACACCTTCTCGGCCTGAGCGCCCTACCATAAGCGCATGGACGACGGCCCGCTCGCCGACGCCATCGCGCGCCTCGAGAGCACGCCCGCGCCCGCCGCTGCCCGCTTCGACGCGCCCGAGCCGCTCGCCGGCCCCGTCGCCTTCCTCCCGGCCGCCTTCAACCCCCCGACCATCGCACACCTCCGCCTCCTCGAACGCGCCGCCGAAACCGTTTCCGCCACTCCCGCCGCGCTCCTCACCACCCGCAACGTCGACAAGGGCGTCACCGGCGCACCCCTCCCGGCGCGCCTCGAAATGCTCCTCGCCGCCCGCCGCGACGGCTACCGCCACGCCGTCCTCGCCGCCAACGCCGCCCGCATCATCGACCAGGTCGCCGCCCTCGAGTCTGCTTTCCCCGCCGCCGACCCGACCCCCGTCGTCGGCTTCGATACCCTCGTGCGCCTCTTCGACCCCCGCTACTACACCAGCATCACTGCCGAGCTCGACCGCTTCTTCGAGCGCCGCCGCGTCATCGCCGCCAACCGCGGCCCCCACGCTCTCGAGGCCGTCGCCGAATGGCTCCGCACCAACGCCCGCGACTACGCGGACCGGGTCATCCTCGTCGAACTCGAGCCCGAGGCCGCCGCCATCTCCTCCACCCGGGCCCGCGAGCTCGCCGCAGCCGGCATCCTCCCCGACCTCGTCCCGCCTGCCGTCCGCGCCATCCTCGCCGAGCGCCCCTACTACCGCGCCGGCCAGCCCTAGGTAATCTCCGAAATATCCAGCCGGCTCTCCAGCGCGAGCACGCCGCGCTCCGCCAGCGCCCGGACCTCCTCCTCGCCGAGCCCCAGCAGCTCTCCGAGCACATCGGCCGTGTCGCCTCCGAGGTCCGGCGGCGGCCCCGTGATACCCGTCTCGCTCCGCGACATCCGCACCGGCGTGTTCGCAATCGGGATCGTCCCGGCCACCGGATGGGTCACCTCGCGGATCATCCCCCGCGCCCGCACCTGCGGGTCGGCCACCACTTCGCGCACCGTATTCACCGGCCCCGCCGGGATGCCCGCCGCCAGTAGCTCCTCCAGCCATTCCGCCGTCGTCCGCCGCCGGAAGGCCGCAGCGAGCAGCGGCTCCAGCTCCGCGTGGTGCTGCGTCCGCCGCGGCCCCGTCAGGAACCGCTCGTCATCGATCAGCTCCGGCACCCCCAGGATCGCGCAGAGCAGGTTCCACTGGTTCTCCTCGCCGAACCCCAGCGCAATCACGATCCACCCGTCCGCCGTCGGGAACGCCTGGAACGGCGTCGCGCTCGGGTGGCGCGTCCCCAGCGGCCCCGGCACCTCGCCCGTCACGAAGTACCGCATGATCGCGTTCTCCATCACCGTCACCTGGCAATCGAGCATGCTGATGTCGATCGCCTGCCCGAGCCCGCTCCGGTCACGCTCCCGCAGCGCCGCCAGGATGCCGATCACGGCAAACATCCCCGCCACCACGTCCCCGTACGAAACCCCCGGCCGGATCGGCGGCCCGCCGGGCTCCCCCGTAATCGACAGCACCCCGCCCATCGCCTGCACCACGATGTCGAGCGCCGGCCTGTCCCGGTACGGCCCCGTCTGCCCGAACCCGCTGATGCTCGCCAGGATCACCCGCGGGTTCCGCGCCGAAAGCACCTCGTACCCCAGTCCCAGCTTCTCCAGCGTCCCCGGCGTAAAGTTCTCGATCACCACGTCCGCGTGCTCAACCAGCCGCAGGAACAGCTCGCGCCCCTCCGGGTGCTTCAGGTCGATCGCCAGGCTCCGCTTCCCCCGGTTCACCGAGAAGAAATACCCGCTCCACCCGTTCTGGTACGGCCCCGTCGTCCGCGAAATGTCCCCGTACGGCGGCCGCTCCACCTTGATCACGTCCGCGCCGAGGTCCGCCAGGATCATCGAGCCGAACGGCCCGGCCAGCACCCAGGTCAGGTCCAGCACCCGGACCCCTTCCAGCGGCCGCCCCATGCCCCCGGCGCCTTCCCGTCGCGGTTCCATCGTCCCCCGATTCTCCCCGCGGAGGGGCTCCCCGTCGAATGTCCGCCCCCGGCTCAGGCCGCCTTCTTCGCCTCTCCCGGCTTGGGTAACGCCTTCACCAGCGTCAGCGCGTACTCCCGCGTCGCCGTTACCGGGTCCTTTGTCCGCCACTGGTGCGCTTCGGTGATCACCGTCAGCGTCCCCGCGAACCGCATCCAGAACACCAGGTACCGGTACGCCGGCATGAACGGCACCACCCACCAGCCCCGCCACAGCCGCCGTGCGCTCGGGTGCACCACCAGCAGCGCACTCGTCGTCCATGTCGCCGCTTCAATCACAAAGTACGCCCCGTACAGCGCCACACCGGCCAGCAGCACCGTGCTCCACGAATACCCGAAAAACACCAGCCCCGGCATCAGGAACGTCCACGCCACCCGCGGGAAGGCCAGCGTATGGTCCACCACCAGCGTCCGCACCGGCGCGAACCCCTTGTAGAAGAGCCCCCGCTTCGCCAGCTTCGGGTGCGCCGCGATCACCTCGATCTCCCCCCGCTGCCACCGCACCCGCTGCGCATACAGCGCCCGCAGCGACGGGATCGGGTCCGTGTAACACACCGCGCTCGTCACCACCCCCACCCGCTTCCCCGGGAACCGCTCCTGCATCTCGAACGTCATGAACGTGTCTTCGCCCACCGTACTCGTGTCGTACAGGTGCGAAGCCAGCAGCGCCTCCCGCCGGAACGCGCTGAACGCCCCTGCCAGCGTGAACAGCCGGTTCGCCATCGTCTCGAACCGCCGGCCCACGTTGAACGCGAAGTAGTACTCCTGGAACTCGCACTCGTGCAGCAGCCGCAGCCAGCCCTTGCTCCCGGCCTCCGGCCGGATCTCCACTGCACCGGTCGCCGCCACCAGGTCCGGGTCGTGCTCGAACGCCGCCACCATGTTCGCGATCGCGTCCTCGTGCAGCGTCACGTCCGAGTCGAGGTTGATGATGTACTGCCCGCGCGCGTGGTGAATCCCGACGTTCAGCGCCCACGGCTTCCCCTGGTGAAACGTCGAGAGCCAGTGCAGCGCCCCTTCCCATGGCTCCTTCTGCAGCTCCGCGAACACCTCGAACGAGGCGTCCCGGCTCCCGTTATCGATCGCCAGCACCTCCAGCAGCTCCGCCGGGTAGCTCTGCCGCCGGATCGACTCGATACACGCCCGGAGGCTCCCCGCGCTGTTGTACACCGGCACAATCACCGTCACGAACGGCCACTTCCCCTGCGGCGCCTCCGTCACCGGCCGGATTGGCAGCCGCTTCGCCCGCCCGATGAGCGTCGCCAGCAGGTACCGGAACGCCTGGTACCCGTCAATCATGATCGGGATGAACAGCCACACCCCCCAGAACCCCATCGCCGCGAGCCACCAGTCGGTCACCATCGCCCTGCTCCCTCAGCCTTCCCGCAGCCGCGCGTACACCACCCGCAGCGTCGGGCGCGTAATCGCATACCAGTAGATGCCGATCGCCAGCACGAAAAACACGGCCCGCCCGAAGACCACGTGGGCAATGTCCAGCGTGTCCTGGCCGCCATAGGCCACCGCCCCGACGATGACCAGCATCCGCACCACATTCGCCGCGAAGGTCAGCACCAGCGCCGCCGCCAGCACCCCAAAACGCTTCGCCAGCGGCAGCGCCGGGTAGAACAGCCCCAGGCCCATCAGCGCAGCCGTCTCCAGCACCCCCGAGCACTCGATCCCGATGGTCAGCTTCGTCCACTCCTGGTGGTGCGGAACCCCGATGACCAGCAGGTCGCCCGCCCGGTCATCGAACAGCGCCGTCCGCACCCCCAGCAGCCACGACATCGCGTGCACCGCGTGCGCCGTCGCAACCCGTACCGCCAGCTCGCCCGGCATGAGCTCCCGCATCGCCACCACCGCCAGCACCGCAAACCCCGCCGCGCCGAGCACGAAGTACAGGATCCAGGCCCTGGCCTTCCAGAAGAACGCGACCGCCGCAGCCCAGGCGATGCACACCGGCACGAACCACGTCAGCGTGTCCATTCGGCCTTCCGGTTCACATACCAGGCGACCCCAACCGCGAAGGTCCCGAACAGCCCGACCAGCAGCCAGCCCATCGTCGGCGCACCAGAGCACGTGTACGTCACGGTCAGCGACTCCCGCGGCCCGTTCGGGTCCGTCCCCCACTCGACCGTGTTCTTCACTTCGCACGTGTCGGCCGTTCCGTCGAACTTCTGGTAGATGAGGAAGTACTGGCCCGGCGCCGTCGCGTAGAACTTCCCGTAGTCGCCGCTGCCGATCCCGCCGCACGCGGCCCCGTTGTACTCCTCGCACCACGAGGCCGCGTCGTCCCAGACCAGCAGGTCAGCTGCCACGCTCGGCTCGACCCGCCACACCACCACGCCGTCCTTCTCCGCCACAAAGCTCTTCTTCACCGTCACCTTCGGCGGCCCGTCCGGCTTCTTGTTGTACGCACAGAGGTGGAACGTCTTGCCGTTCTGCTTCTCGTTCCCCGAGAGCGAAATCTTCGCCGCCAGGTTGCCTCCCTTCGGCTCCTTCGGGCAGGCCGAGGCCCCCTTCGGCGACTCCACCAGGTCGAACAGCAGCGGGTTCGGCAGCCCGGTGTCCGGGTCCAGCTCCGTCACCAGGTAATCGCCCGGCGCAATCTCCACCAGCTCGCCGTCCACGAACTTCCGGATCGCCGTGTTGTTCGCGTCGGCCAGCAGGAAGACCCACTCCCCGGGCGGTGCCGCCGGCTGCCACTTCCCCTTCTCATCCAGCACGAACTTCTTCACCTGGATGAACCCCTTCGCCTTCCCGCCGCCACCGCCGCCGCCCCCCGCGGTGGCGGTCGCCGCCGGCGTCGGTGTAGATGTCGGCGGCGCCGTGGGGCTGGGCGATGCAGTCCCCGTCGGCGCCGTCGGGCTCGGCGCAGGCTTCGTCGGCGTCGCGGTCGGTGTTGGCGTCGGCTCGGTCCCGTCCCACTGGTACAGGATGCAGTACGCCTGCGTCCCGGCCGGCACCGACAGCGACCCCCACCCGATGCCGTCGCCGTTGTCGTTGTTCACGCCGTCCTGGTAGCACTGCAGGTCGATGAACGGCAGCGGCGCCGCCGTCACAATCGTCGTCGGGTAGTCCACTACTGAGAACCGCCGCGTCTGCGCCTTCCCCGCCGGCAGGTACACCGTTTGCCCGGGTGCGATCACCGTCGCTCCACCGGCGTACCCCGTCCCCGACGTCGACATCGTGACCGGCGTCGTCAGCGCCGGGTCCAGGAACACCGAATTCGCCGTCGAGCCGCCCAGCAGGAACAGCCCCTTCGCCGTCCCCGGCACGCACCCGTACGCGGCAATATCCGCCGGTACCGCCTGCGGCGTCCCGTTATCGCTCGCCTTCGGGTCCTTCCCGCTCAGCCGCGCCTGGTAGATCGCGCTGTCGCCCGGGCAGCTTGCCGCAAGGAACGTCAGCGAGGCAGTCGCCGGCACCTGCGCCCGGCCCGCGGTCAGGCCCATTCCGCCTGCAACTCCGGCAAACATAACCAGCAGCAGCATCGCCCGCTTCATGCGGCATCACCCCCGGCCTCGACGGTCACCGAAATCGTCGGGTTCTCCCAGAGCGTCACGCTCACCAGCCGCGGCCCGCCCGGCATCTCCTCCAGCAGCCGCGTCTCCACATTGCGGAAAATCACTGCCGCCAGGTTCTCCCCCGTCGGCTGCACCACCGTGAACGGGTGCATCTCGTTCAGGAACCGGTTCGCGTACCGCTTCGCTTCCGCTTCCAGCAGGTTCTTCACCTCCCGGAAACCGGCCACCATCCCCTCGTCGTCCACCCGCTCCGTCACGAAGACCGCCTGCACCCGGTACGAATGCGTGTGCTTCTCGCCGTTCGGCCGAATCGCGTGCGACGCCCCGAAAAACGAATCAATCGCCAGCCGGTACCGCAGGCCCGCCGCCACTGCCCGCTGCACCAGCAGCGGGTCGGGCGCTGGCCCCCCCTCGATGACCGAAACCTTCGCCTCTGGGTCCCCCGGCCTGTCACCCGTTGCGCGCATGGATGCAACCTCGATGGTCTTCACCCATGGTGTTCGGCGAATCCTGCGCGACGATTGAGTGAATGTTGGGGAACCGCTGCTCGAAACCTCCAGCACCGTCTCCCGCTGCCGAAAATCCCGGTATGAATCCCGAGGAGCCGACCATGATGACCACCCACGACTGGTCCGCCTGGCAGGCCGGCTACGAAGCCGGCATCGATGACGCCATCCGGCTGATCGACGCCCTCCGGGGCCCCGGGTCCGGCAGCCTGAGCACTCCCATACTCCTCCGCATCCGCGCCGAGCTGCTCGCCCTCCGCGAACGCACCTCCGGCCGGCGCGCCGCCTGACGTGCCCTGCCCCCTTCTCATCCGCTAGCCTTCTCCGTAGCTCCGCCCGGGGGAGGCGCCATGCCATCGTGGTCCAACTGGTCCGGCTCCGTCGTCGCTGAAACCGCCCGCCTCGAAGCGCCCGCCGACGAGGCCGCTGTCGCTACCCTCGTCCGCGAAGCTGCCGCCGCCGGCACAACCGTCCGCGTCGCCGGCTCCGGCCACTCCTTCGTCCCCGTCGTCCCCGCCGCGGGCGCCATCCTCAGCCTCGACCGCCTCACCGGCCTCCTCGATTCTGACCCCGCTGCCTGCACCGCCACCCTCTACGCCGGCACGAAGCTGCACGATGCCACCCACCTCCTCTGGGAGCACGGCCTCGCCCTCCCCAACCAGGGCGACGTCGATACCCAGGCCCTCGCCGGCGCCATCGCCACCGGCACCCACGGCACCGGCCCCGCCTACGGCTCCATCTCCACCCGCCTCGTCGGCGTCCGCCTCGTCACCGCCTCCGGCGACCTCCTCGACCTCGATTCCGCCGACCTCCTCCCCGCCCTGCGCGTCTCCCTCGGCCTCCTCGGCATCATGACCCGCGTCACCCTCGCCTGCGTGCCCCGCTACGCCCTCCGCGAGCGCGTCTGGCAGCACCCCATCGACGAGTGCCTCGAGCAGCTCGAGCACACCATCGCATCCCACGACCACTACGAGTTCTTCTGGTTCCCCCGCTCCGACATCGCTGAATCGAAGGCCCTCGACCCGGTCGACGCCGAACCCGAAACCGAAGACCCTCCGCCCCTCGATGGCCCCGGCGAACGGGTCGGCTGGGCCCACCGCATCTACCCCTCCGTGCGCAAGCTCCGCTTCAACGAAATGGAGTACGCCGTCCCCGCCGAAGCCGGCCCCGCCTGCTTCCGCGCTGTCCGCCAGCGCATGAAGGAGCGCCACCCGAAGGTCGGGTGGCCCGTCGAATACCGGACGCTTGCCGCCGACGACGCCTGGCTCAGCCCCGCCTTCGCCCGCGCAACCGTCACCATCTCCGTCCACCAGGACGCCGCCCGCCCCTATCGCGAATTCTTCACCGACCTCGAACCCATCTTCCGCGACTTCGGCGGCCGCCCCCACTGGGGAAAATTCCACACCAGCACGCGCGCCGACCTCGCTGCCGCCTATCCCCGCTTCGAAGCGTTCTGCGCGCTGCGGCGC from Tepidiforma thermophila encodes the following:
- a CDS encoding dTDP-glucose 4,6-dehydratase, with the translated sequence MRALVTGGCGFIGSHVVRGLLADGWEVTNLDRMTYAANPANVAEAAGHPRYRFVQGDICDGQLVRELVAGADLVLNFAAETHVDRSLLEPGVFVRTDVEGVVTLLEAVRERPRTALVHMSTDEVFGSIPAPGEAAEDAPFAPSSPYAASKAAAELMVRAYAETYGMAVTVLRCCNVYGPNQHLEKFIPLFTMRALAGEPMPLYGDGLQEREWLFVEDFVDALRLVLGELPARPGVHAVHIGSGERVANRRVAELICELLERPAELITPVADRPGHDRRYALDSSRLRARGWAPRRRFAEGLAETVAWYREHGEAWARTANGDFARYFERQYGERLARR
- a CDS encoding glucose-1-phosphate thymidylyltransferase codes for the protein MKGIVLAGGKGSRLRPFTYSGAKQLVPIANTPVLHFPVRQLVEAGIREIALVVGETEGQVREAMGDGSAFGARFTYVRQEAPLGIAHGALVCREFVGDDAFVLYLGDNVLMGGIAGFVERFARSRADGALILREVEDPRAFGVARMQGERLVEVVEKPERPPSNLAVIGVYAFRPVVFEVIAGQRPSARGELEIADAINGLLARGCRVEVEVTPREWIDTGKMEDILAANRLLLGTVERRIAPGALVRGSRLEGAVVIEDGARVEESEVIGPATIGAGAHIVESVIGPNAAIGEGCRVVRSRVEDAIVMSSSEVVDCPGVAHSMLGRFTRVVGAPAGARLTLGDHSRVEAAG
- a CDS encoding glycosyltransferase family 4 protein, yielding MPSVIRVALDASALPPSPAGAGVYMRELAAALAARPGLDVLAFAPRPLPGCRHLPVPGGSPARRFGWQLRTLGQATVAARASLLHGLHFYTPRRLPVPRVATIHDLTFFRIPRRYSPARRWYYRAIAHTARFAERVIVPSSAVAADAVRYLSLPAERIRVIPEAHRAGLRAAEPARVAAFRASHGLDAPYLLCLGTAEPGKRAVDAVRALPRIRARRPGVLLALAGNPGPLLGPLRREAARLGVADAVRFLGYVPDADLPALLTGAEALVFPSLFEGFGLPPLEAMACGTPVIAADAPAMSEVLDGAARLVPLRSPETIAAEALRLLEDPAWRAELAHRSLQHAAGFSWARTAELTEAVYRELVP
- a CDS encoding glycosyltransferase family 2 protein translates to MTIGIVIVTFRCRDLALAALRSIEAHVPGLLATTVVVDNASFDGTVDAIRAAFPAVTVIEHRRNLGFAAAVNRGLEALPAADVICLLNPDAELLDDGIFAAADYLAANPEVGVLGGRILNPDGSIQPSARAFPSHRNALFNRHSLLTRLFPRNPWSRRYLLSDWDHNDIRSVDWVSGAFMLIHRRALAAVGIFDPAYFFSIEDVDFCRRVHNAGLDVRYFPGASVRHRVGGSSRRAVYRAMAGHHRGMWRYYRKHFRGNPLLHVITAAGIALRFGLHAISYALRAGRARLLGREPS
- a CDS encoding ABC1 kinase family protein yields the protein METGPTGAAMRTGRLARTVVPARLAAAAGLRWLDTLRYRGERRREKRREAVLRTAEDVTRAMGEMKGAAMKVGQVLSLMGGVVPPEMAEGLATLQSNAPPMAYGLVQEVLEAAYGRPPGSVFRKFEREPFAAASIGQVHRAELRDGTKVAVKVQYPGVREAIERDLANVAVLLGIGGLVAKGLDVGTLVRDLGEGVRGELDYRREAAWQQRFFDAFEGHGFVRVPRVYHELTTDTVLVQEWLPGRPFREAARLPQEERNRLGEMLYRFCFGSLYRLRLFNGDPHPGNYLLLEDGRVGFVDYGCVAEFDTAVVEGFKRLIRALDRGDREGWRAATEAIGILRPNAPFTTDELYEHMHWYWAPILEDKVEYTPELAAEMVRRNTMTTGLGGQINRYCNVPEGMVFLTRINFGLAGVFASLRARGPWRAIVREYVEDAPPSTELGRLSAGTTRSGRPI
- a CDS encoding CaiB/BaiF CoA transferase family protein, with amino-acid sequence MEPRREGAGGMGRPLEGVRVLDLTWVLAGPFGSMILADLGADVIKVERPPYGDISRTTGPYQNGWSGYFFSVNRGKRSLAIDLKHPEGRELFLRLVEHADVVIENFTPGTLEKLGLGYEVLSARNPRVILASISGFGQTGPYRDRPALDIVVQAMGGVLSITGEPGGPPIRPGVSYGDVVAGMFAVIGILAALRERDRSGLGQAIDISMLDCQVTVMENAIMRYFVTGEVPGPLGTRHPSATPFQAFPTADGWIVIALGFGEENQWNLLCAILGVPELIDDERFLTGPRRTQHHAELEPLLAAAFRRRTTAEWLEELLAAGIPAGPVNTVREVVADPQVRARGMIREVTHPVAGTIPIANTPVRMSRSETGITGPPPDLGGDTADVLGELLGLGEEEVRALAERGVLALESRLDISEIT